From the Panthera leo isolate Ple1 chromosome C1, P.leo_Ple1_pat1.1, whole genome shotgun sequence genome, one window contains:
- the TENT5C gene encoding terminal nucleotidyltransferase 5C, producing MAEENSNTRDCLSSSVLSWDQVSRLHEVLTEVVPIHGRGNFPTLEITLKDIVQTVRSRLEEAGIKVQDVRLNGSAAGHVLVKDNGLGCKDLDLIFHVALPTEAEFQLVRDVVLCSLLNFLPEGVNKLKISPVTLKEAYVQKLVKVCTDTDRWSLISLSNKNGRNVELKFVDSIRRQFEFSVDSFQIILDSLLFFYDCSTSPISEHLHPTVIGESVYGDFEEAFDHLQNRLIATKNPEEIRGGGLLKYSNLLVRDFRPTDQEEIKTLERYMCSRFFIDFPDILEQQRKLETYLQNHFAEEERSKYDYLMILRRVVNESTVCLMGHERRQTLNLISLLALRVLAEQNIIPNATNVTCYYQPAPYVSDGNFNNYYVAHPPVTYSQPYPTWLPCN from the coding sequence ATGGCAGAGGAGAACAGCAATACCAGGGACTGCCTGTCCTCCAGCGTGCTCAGCTGGGATCAGGTCAGCCGTCTGCATGAGGTCCTGACCGAGGTCGTACCCATCCACGGACGAGGCAACTTTCCGACCTTGGAGATAACTCTGAAGGACATCGTGCAGACCGTGCGCAGCCGGCTGGAGGAGGCGGGCATCAAAGTGCAGGACGTCCGGCTGAACGGCTCTGCGGCTGGCCACGTCTTGGTCAAAGACAACGGCCTGGGTTGCAAAGACCTGGACCTCATCTTTCATGTGGCTCTTCCCACAGAGGCGGAGTTTCAGCTGGTCAGAGATGTGGTGCTGTGCTCCCTCCTGAACTTCCTGCCGGAGGGTGTGAACAAGCTCAAGATCAGCCCGGTCACCCTGAAGGAGGCCTACGTCCAGAAACTGGTGAAGGTCTGCACGGACACGGACCGCTGGAGCCTGATTTCCCTCTCCAACAAGAACGGGAGGAACGTGGAGCTGAAATTCGTCGACTCCATCCGGCGCCAGTTCGAGTTTAGCGTGGACTCTTTTCAGATCATCTTGGATTCGTTGCTCTTTTTCTACGACTGCTCCACTAGCCCCATCTCTGAGCACCTCCACCCCACGGTGATCGGGGAGAGTGTGTACGGGGACTTTGAGGAAGCCTTCGACCACCTGCAGAACAGACTGATCGCCACCAAGAACCCCGAAGAGATCCGGGGCGGGGGGCTGCTCAAGTACAGCAACCTCCTGGTGCGGGACTTCAGGCCCACGGACCAGGAGGAGATCAAAACTCTAGAGCGTTACATGTGCTCCAGGTTTTTCATCGACTTCCCGGACATCCTCGAACAGCAAAGGAAGCTGGAGACCTACCTTCAAAACCACTTTGCCGAGGAAGAGAGGAGCAAGTACGACTACCTCATGATCCTTCGCAGGGTGGTGAACGAGAGCACCGTGTGCCTCATGGGGCACGAGCGGAGGCAGACCCTGAACCTCATCTCCCTCCTGGCCTTGCGCGTGCTGGCAGAACAAAACATCATCCCCAACGCCACCAACGTCACCTGCTACTACCAGCCAGCTCCGTACGTCAGCGACGGCAACTTCAACAACTACTACGTTGCCCACCCCCCAGTTACCTACAGCCAGCCGTACCCTACCTGGCTACCCTGTAACTAA